A genomic region of Halomonas aestuarii contains the following coding sequences:
- a CDS encoding extracellular solute-binding protein — protein MRHAAPGLGLLLGALLGGPALAADPADVPTVHGLALYGDPALPADFTHLPHADPDAPVGGSLVRSAIGSFDSTNPFIIRGTPATGLTEIYDTLLTQNPDEPFSMYGLLAEGVRLDPDRQWIEFDLNPEARFHDGEPVTAEDVIFSFETLTEQGQPFYAAYYADVVDIRAVDEDTVHVDLADSESRELPLILGQLPILPAHYWEGRDFEATTRDALLGSGPYRIATVDPGRRIAYERVADYWGKDLPVNRGRHNIERLVYDYYRDQTVALEAFKAGNLDMRIESSARNWATAYDFPALDAGFVRRLEVPDGQPAGMQAYVMNLRREKFQDVRVREALNLAFDFEWLNRNLFYGAYERTRSYFANSEMAAEGMPSEAELALLEPYRQSLPEEVFASPLPIEHPDELRPRLARALELLKAAGYGVRDGVMTHLDNGAPLRLEVLLFDTQFERVVQPLLQNLAKIGVQGDIRIVDVNQYLNRLRSFDFDMIVGSFPQSANPGNEQRDFWTSEYADVPQSRNLIGLSEPVIDDLVEDLIAADSREALDTAARALDRVLRWGFYVIPQWHLGHTRIALWDKFGWQEPFPEYNLDLHAWWVDPARDDEIETRQRNR, from the coding sequence ATGCGACATGCTGCCCCTGGCCTGGGCCTGCTGCTGGGCGCACTGCTCGGGGGACCGGCCCTGGCGGCCGACCCCGCCGACGTGCCTACCGTGCATGGCCTGGCGCTCTACGGCGACCCGGCCCTGCCCGCGGACTTCACGCACCTGCCCCATGCCGACCCCGATGCCCCAGTGGGGGGAAGCCTGGTCCGCTCGGCCATCGGCAGCTTCGACTCGACGAATCCCTTCATCATCCGCGGCACCCCGGCCACCGGGCTGACCGAGATCTACGACACCCTGCTGACCCAGAACCCCGACGAGCCCTTCTCGATGTACGGGCTGCTCGCCGAGGGCGTGCGCCTGGACCCCGACCGCCAGTGGATCGAGTTCGACCTCAACCCGGAGGCGCGCTTCCATGACGGGGAGCCGGTCACCGCCGAGGACGTGATCTTCAGCTTCGAGACCCTGACCGAACAGGGCCAGCCGTTCTACGCCGCCTACTATGCCGACGTGGTGGACATCCGGGCCGTGGACGAGGACACCGTGCACGTCGACCTGGCCGACAGCGAGTCCCGGGAGCTGCCGCTGATCCTCGGCCAGCTGCCGATCCTGCCGGCCCACTACTGGGAGGGCCGGGACTTCGAGGCGACCACCCGCGACGCCCTGCTCGGCTCCGGCCCCTACCGCATCGCCACGGTGGACCCGGGAAGGCGCATCGCCTACGAGCGCGTGGCGGACTACTGGGGCAAGGATCTCCCGGTGAACCGCGGCCGGCACAACATCGAGCGGCTGGTCTACGACTACTACCGCGACCAGACCGTCGCCCTGGAGGCCTTCAAGGCCGGCAACCTCGACATGCGCATCGAGAGCAGCGCCCGCAACTGGGCCACCGCCTACGATTTCCCGGCCCTCGACGCGGGCTTCGTCCGTCGCCTCGAGGTCCCGGACGGCCAGCCCGCCGGCATGCAGGCCTACGTGATGAACCTGCGCCGCGAGAAGTTCCAGGACGTGCGGGTCCGCGAGGCCCTGAACCTGGCGTTCGACTTCGAGTGGCTCAACCGCAACCTCTTCTACGGCGCCTATGAGCGCACGCGGAGCTACTTCGCCAACTCCGAGATGGCCGCCGAAGGGATGCCCAGCGAGGCCGAACTCGCGCTGCTCGAGCCCTATCGGCAGTCCCTGCCCGAGGAGGTCTTCGCCTCCCCCCTGCCGATCGAGCATCCCGACGAGCTGCGCCCGCGGCTGGCCAGGGCGCTGGAGCTGCTCAAGGCGGCGGGATACGGGGTGCGCGACGGCGTGATGACCCATCTCGACAACGGGGCGCCCCTGCGCCTGGAGGTGCTGCTCTTCGACACCCAGTTCGAGCGGGTCGTGCAGCCGCTGCTGCAGAACCTGGCGAAGATCGGCGTCCAGGGCGACATCCGCATCGTCGACGTCAACCAGTACCTCAACCGGCTGCGCAGCTTCGACTTCGACATGATCGTCGGCAGCTTCCCCCAGTCGGCGAACCCCGGCAACGAGCAGCGCGACTTCTGGACCAGCGAGTACGCCGATGTCCCACAGAGCCGCAACCTGATCGGGCTCAGCGAGCCGGTGATCGACGACCTGGTCGAGGACCTGATCGCCGCCGACTCCCGGGAGGCGCTGGACACGGCGGCCCGTGCACTGGACCGGGTGCTGCGCTGGGGCTTCTACGTGATTCCCCAGTGGCACCTGGGGCATACGCGGATCGCCCTGTGGGACAAGTTCGGCTG
- a CDS encoding methyltransferase domain-containing protein has translation MSNSRDLHGLARLVRDGRRYWSSPAGQALWRAERACLGPVCERLFGGHSLELAMAPMLSEICPIRHALGWSPTREMAAHESTLVCPPDALPLPDDCLSLVVVHHLLEVVPDPHHMLQEAARVTADDGRLIIFGWYPLSAGGLSRAWPGRRRLMPWRGHWRTPGRLGDWLAFVDFEIDRVDYCGFHLPGSLPRNTMLETLGRRHNLPLGDSYMIHARRRTQLAQPQRPRLDLASPLVGPTLGSATRVGSLREEESPR, from the coding sequence ATGTCAAATTCGCGGGATCTCCATGGACTGGCCCGGCTGGTCCGGGACGGCCGCCGCTACTGGTCCTCCCCGGCGGGCCAGGCCCTCTGGCGGGCCGAGCGCGCCTGCCTGGGCCCGGTCTGCGAACGCCTCTTCGGCGGACACAGCCTGGAGCTCGCCATGGCGCCCATGTTGAGCGAGATCTGTCCGATCCGCCATGCCCTGGGCTGGTCGCCGACCCGCGAGATGGCCGCCCATGAGTCGACCCTGGTGTGCCCGCCGGATGCCCTGCCGCTGCCCGACGACTGCCTGAGCCTGGTGGTGGTCCACCACCTGCTGGAGGTGGTGCCCGACCCCCATCACATGCTGCAGGAGGCGGCCCGCGTCACCGCCGACGACGGGCGCCTGATCATCTTCGGCTGGTACCCGCTGAGCGCCGGTGGGCTGTCCCGCGCCTGGCCGGGCCGGCGACGCCTCATGCCCTGGCGGGGGCACTGGCGCACCCCCGGGCGCCTGGGGGACTGGCTGGCGTTTGTCGACTTCGAGATCGACCGGGTAGACTACTGCGGTTTCCACCTGCCCGGCAGCCTGCCGCGCAACACCATGCTCGAGACCCTCGGCCGGCGCCACAACCTGCCGCTCGGCGACAGCTACATGATCCATGCCCGACGCCGGACCCAGCTGGCCCAGCCGCAGCGCCCGCGACTCGACCTGGCGAGCCCCCTGGTCGGGCCGACGCTGGGCAGCGCCACCCGGGTCGGGTCGCTTCGCGAAGAGGAGTCGCCACGGTGA
- the nudC gene encoding NAD(+) diphosphatase, with the protein MLRRELPSQEAAGRVIRLARGRIAPGSDDGPLQAFQPWHDGLQPLCWWQEEPVALSLEEQPGDDWPDARQWLARLPESWFALVATALQVAAWLDNHRFCGRCGAPAERLDAEFAMQCGQCGHRNYPRISPCIITLVTHGESLLLARSPRFPPGRYSTLAGFIEPGEAAEEAVRREVFEEVGLSVGRVSYFRSQPWPFPHSLMLGFFAEAASRRIRIDGVEIADAAWFNPRRLPQLPPLYSISRALIETHLNEVGGRG; encoded by the coding sequence ATGCTGCGTCGGGAACTGCCCAGCCAGGAGGCGGCCGGGCGGGTGATCCGCCTGGCCCGGGGGCGCATCGCGCCCGGCAGCGACGACGGGCCCCTGCAGGCCTTCCAGCCCTGGCACGACGGCCTGCAGCCGCTGTGCTGGTGGCAGGAGGAACCGGTGGCGCTGTCGCTGGAGGAGCAGCCGGGCGATGACTGGCCGGACGCCCGCCAGTGGCTGGCTCGCCTGCCGGAGTCCTGGTTCGCGCTGGTGGCCACGGCGCTGCAGGTGGCGGCATGGCTCGACAACCATCGCTTCTGCGGCCGCTGCGGGGCCCCGGCCGAGCGTCTGGACGCCGAGTTCGCCATGCAGTGCGGGCAGTGCGGCCATCGCAACTACCCGCGCATCTCGCCCTGCATCATCACCCTGGTGACCCATGGCGAGTCGCTGCTGCTGGCGCGCAGCCCGCGCTTTCCCCCGGGTCGCTACTCGACCCTCGCCGGCTTCATCGAGCCCGGCGAGGCGGCCGAGGAGGCGGTGCGTCGCGAGGTCTTCGAGGAGGTGGGACTCAGCGTGGGGCGGGTCAGCTACTTCAGGAGCCAGCCCTGGCCCTTTCCCCACTCGCTGATGCTGGGCTTCTTCGCCGAGGCCGCCAGCCGGCGCATCCGCATCGACGGGGTCGAGATCGCCGATGCCGCCTGGTTCAATCCGCGACGCCTGCCCCAGCTGCCGCCGCTCTATTCCATCTCGCGGGCGCTGATCGAGACCCACCTCAATGAGGTCGGGGGGCGCGGCTAG
- a CDS encoding SCP2 sterol-binding domain-containing protein: protein MSDATLDKLKRRFDADAASGMREVFQFHFSDAGDHYLVVDDGNLEVHEGEHDDPSVSLSMSSETLRGVMSGEINGMNAFMTGKLKATGNVMLATKLSSLFPGS from the coding sequence ATGTCCGACGCCACCCTCGACAAGCTCAAGCGCCGCTTCGACGCCGACGCCGCCAGCGGCATGCGCGAAGTCTTCCAGTTCCACTTCAGCGATGCCGGCGATCACTACCTGGTGGTGGACGACGGCAACCTGGAGGTCCACGAGGGGGAGCACGACGACCCCTCGGTCAGCCTGAGCATGAGCAGCGAGACCCTCAGGGGCGTGATGAGCGGCGAGATCAACGGCATGAACGCCTTCATGACGGGCAAGCTGAAGGCCACCGGCAACGTCATGCTGGCGACGAAACTGAGCAGCCTCTTCCCCGGGAGCTGA
- a CDS encoding propionyl-CoA synthetase, whose translation MSMYQDEFRRSIDQPEAFWADQAKRIPWFTPPSTILEYDEAGHARWYVDGELNICHAALDHHVEQGRGGQPAIYWDSPVTGGKRTLTFAEMRDQVARFAGALKDLGVEKGDRVVIYMPMVPEALVAMYACARLGAIHSVVFGGFAPHELAVRIEDAEPKVVVAASCGVEGDRVIPYKPIIDAAIEQSSYKPEACVVLQREQHAAELGAIDHDWTALVEKAAPADCVPVKGSDPLYILYTSGTTGKPKGVVRDTGGYAVALAYSMETIYDVAPGDVFFSASDVGWVVGHSYIVYAPLLRGCTTVVYEGKPVKTPDAGAFWRLISEYRVKSFFTAPTAFRAMKKEDPDATLMGQYDISCLKALFLAGERLDPPTFHWLDDLMQVPVIDHWWQTETGWPIAANMHGLEPMPTKAGSATVPVPGFDVQILDRQGEPSGPMEQGSVVIKQPLPPGCLAGVWRDPRRFHSAYMAAFPGYYLTGDGGYFDEDGYLFIMGRTDDVINIAGHRLSTGEMEEVVGAHPAVAECAVIGIHDALKGQLPVGLVIPKDGFEGDEVALENELIALVREKIGPIACFKQVLVVDRLPKTRSGKILRKLLRNIADGQEFGVPSTIDDPASLQDVHEAMMERQVGAAHEARQV comes from the coding sequence ATGAGCATGTACCAAGACGAGTTCCGGCGCTCCATCGATCAACCCGAGGCCTTCTGGGCCGATCAGGCCAAGCGCATTCCCTGGTTCACCCCACCCTCCACCATCCTCGAGTACGACGAGGCGGGCCATGCCCGCTGGTACGTGGATGGCGAGCTCAACATCTGCCATGCGGCCCTGGACCATCATGTCGAGCAGGGGCGCGGCGGCCAGCCGGCCATCTACTGGGATTCGCCGGTCACCGGCGGCAAGCGGACCCTCACCTTCGCCGAGATGCGCGACCAGGTGGCCCGCTTCGCCGGTGCCCTGAAGGACCTGGGGGTGGAGAAGGGCGATCGGGTGGTGATCTACATGCCCATGGTGCCCGAGGCGCTGGTCGCCATGTACGCCTGCGCCCGCCTCGGCGCCATCCACTCGGTGGTGTTCGGCGGATTCGCGCCCCACGAGCTGGCGGTGCGCATCGAGGACGCCGAGCCGAAGGTCGTGGTGGCCGCCTCCTGCGGCGTCGAGGGTGACCGGGTCATCCCCTACAAGCCGATCATCGACGCGGCCATCGAGCAGAGCAGCTACAAGCCCGAGGCCTGCGTGGTCCTGCAGCGCGAGCAGCACGCCGCCGAGCTGGGCGCGATCGACCATGACTGGACCGCCCTGGTCGAGAAGGCCGCACCCGCCGACTGCGTGCCGGTCAAGGGCAGCGACCCGCTCTACATCCTCTATACCTCCGGGACCACCGGTAAGCCCAAGGGCGTGGTGCGCGACACCGGCGGCTATGCCGTGGCGCTGGCCTACTCCATGGAGACCATCTACGACGTGGCTCCCGGCGACGTCTTCTTCTCCGCCTCCGACGTGGGCTGGGTGGTTGGCCACTCCTACATCGTCTATGCGCCGCTGCTGCGCGGCTGCACCACCGTGGTCTACGAGGGCAAGCCGGTGAAGACCCCGGATGCAGGGGCCTTCTGGCGGCTGATCAGCGAGTATCGGGTCAAGAGCTTCTTCACCGCCCCCACCGCCTTCCGCGCCATGAAGAAGGAGGATCCGGACGCCACGCTGATGGGCCAGTACGACATCTCCTGCCTCAAGGCCCTGTTCCTGGCCGGCGAGCGGCTCGACCCGCCGACCTTCCACTGGCTCGACGACCTGATGCAGGTGCCGGTGATCGATCACTGGTGGCAGACCGAGACCGGCTGGCCCATCGCCGCCAACATGCACGGCCTGGAGCCGATGCCCACCAAGGCCGGCAGCGCGACGGTGCCGGTCCCCGGCTTCGACGTGCAGATCCTCGACCGTCAGGGCGAGCCGTCGGGCCCCATGGAGCAGGGCAGCGTGGTGATCAAGCAGCCCCTGCCGCCCGGCTGCCTGGCCGGGGTCTGGCGCGACCCGCGTCGCTTCCACAGCGCCTACATGGCGGCCTTCCCCGGCTACTACCTCACCGGTGACGGTGGCTACTTCGATGAGGACGGCTACCTCTTCATCATGGGGCGCACCGATGACGTCATCAACATCGCCGGTCATCGCCTCTCCACCGGCGAGATGGAGGAGGTCGTGGGGGCCCATCCAGCCGTGGCCGAATGCGCGGTGATCGGTATCCACGATGCCCTCAAGGGGCAGCTGCCGGTGGGCCTGGTGATTCCCAAGGACGGCTTCGAGGGCGACGAGGTGGCGCTGGAGAACGAGCTCATCGCCCTGGTGCGCGAGAAGATCGGCCCCATCGCCTGCTTCAAGCAGGTCCTGGTGGTCGATCGCCTGCCGAAGACTCGCTCCGGGAAGATCCTGCGCAAGCTGCTGCGCAACATCGCGGACGGTCAGGAGTTCGGCGTGCCCTCGACCATCGACGACCCGGCGAGCCTGCAGGACGTCCACGAGGCGATGATGGAGCGCCAGGTCGGCGCCGCCCACGAGGCCCGCCAGGTCTGA
- the sohB gene encoding protease SohB has translation MNEWLTDFGMFLAQLLTLVLVVGVAVAVIVKLKGETGERSRLRLEELNQTRRQRRRRMELAASHPGARKGLIKAFRRDDKARDRDGRKGKGESRPTVWVLDFHGDLKASATGRLAEEVSAVLEVAGENDEVVLRLESAGGLVHGYGLAAAELDRLRQAGLTTTVCVDKVAASGGYLMACSADHLRAAPFAVIGSIGVVAQLPNLHRLLKRHDIDVELLTAGRYKRTLTVFGENTEEGRDKFIEDLETTHQLFKRHVAERRPDLDIESVATGEIWYGSDALERGLVDALGTSEAYLAQRMPEARVISLKLEQKQKLGDRLGVAVSRGVERSVERGLEMLDAGRWQKR, from the coding sequence GTGAACGAGTGGCTGACGGATTTCGGCATGTTCCTGGCGCAGCTGTTGACCCTGGTGCTGGTGGTCGGCGTGGCGGTGGCGGTGATCGTGAAGCTCAAGGGCGAGACGGGGGAGCGCTCCCGGCTGCGTCTCGAGGAGCTCAACCAGACCCGTCGCCAGCGCCGCCGGCGGATGGAACTGGCGGCCAGTCATCCGGGCGCCCGCAAGGGCCTGATCAAGGCCTTCCGCCGGGATGACAAGGCGCGTGACCGCGACGGCCGCAAGGGCAAGGGCGAGTCGCGACCGACGGTCTGGGTGCTCGACTTCCACGGTGACCTCAAGGCCAGTGCCACCGGCCGGCTGGCCGAGGAGGTCTCGGCGGTGCTCGAGGTGGCCGGCGAGAACGACGAGGTGGTGCTGCGACTGGAGTCGGCCGGCGGCCTGGTGCACGGCTACGGACTGGCGGCCGCCGAGCTGGATCGCCTGCGCCAGGCGGGGCTCACCACCACGGTCTGCGTGGACAAGGTGGCGGCCAGCGGCGGGTACCTGATGGCCTGCAGCGCCGATCACCTGCGCGCCGCGCCCTTCGCGGTGATCGGTTCCATCGGGGTCGTCGCCCAGCTGCCCAACCTCCATCGCCTGCTCAAGCGTCACGACATCGACGTGGAACTGCTGACGGCAGGGCGCTACAAGCGCACCCTCACCGTCTTCGGCGAGAACACGGAGGAGGGGCGCGACAAGTTCATCGAGGATCTCGAGACCACCCATCAGCTGTTCAAGCGCCATGTGGCCGAGCGGCGCCCGGACCTGGACATCGAGTCGGTGGCCACCGGCGAGATCTGGTACGGCAGCGATGCCCTGGAGCGGGGCCTCGTCGATGCGCTGGGGACCAGCGAGGCCTATCTGGCACAGCGCATGCCAGAGGCCCGGGTGATCAGCCTGAAGCTGGAGCAGAAGCAGAAGCTCGGGGATCGCCTCGGCGTGGCGGTGTCACGAGGCGTGGAGCGAAGCGTCGAGCGCGGTCTGGAGATGCTCGACGCCGGCCGCTGGCAGAAACGCTGA
- the dnaQ gene encoding DNA polymerase III subunit epsilon codes for MRQIILDTETTGIDPRDGHRLIEIGAVEMVNRRLTGNTYHQYINPERDIEAEAIGVHGITNERVADEPVFAEVADAFWAFIEGAELVIHNAPFDVGFMDHEFGLLNARRGEPRLGPVAEHCRILDTLKLARDMHPGQRNSLDALCKRYDIENGHRVLHGALLDAEILADVYLAMTGGQTALSLDASAASEGQSGDQQGLSIRRLSLDPGRLRVVRPDPAELAAHQAKLDRIREAAGECRWDAHAGVPGAGDGA; via the coding sequence ATGCGTCAGATCATCCTGGATACCGAGACCACCGGCATCGACCCCCGTGACGGCCATCGCCTGATCGAGATCGGGGCGGTGGAGATGGTCAACCGCCGCCTCACCGGCAACACCTACCACCAGTACATCAATCCCGAGCGGGACATCGAGGCCGAGGCCATCGGCGTGCACGGCATCACCAACGAGCGGGTCGCCGACGAGCCGGTGTTCGCCGAGGTCGCCGACGCCTTCTGGGCCTTCATCGAGGGCGCCGAGCTGGTGATCCACAACGCGCCCTTCGACGTGGGCTTCATGGATCACGAGTTCGGCCTGCTCAATGCCCGGCGCGGCGAGCCGCGACTCGGTCCGGTCGCCGAGCACTGCCGGATCCTCGACACCCTGAAGTTGGCTCGCGACATGCACCCCGGCCAGCGCAACAGCCTGGACGCGCTGTGCAAGCGCTATGACATCGAGAACGGCCACCGGGTCCTGCACGGCGCCCTGCTTGACGCCGAGATCCTCGCCGACGTCTACCTGGCGATGACCGGCGGGCAGACCGCGCTGTCCCTGGATGCCTCGGCGGCGTCGGAGGGGCAGTCCGGCGATCAGCAGGGGCTGTCCATCCGGCGCCTGTCCCTCGACCCCGGGAGGCTGCGGGTGGTGCGTCCCGACCCGGCGGAGCTCGCGGCCCACCAGGCCAAGCTGGACCGCATTCGCGAGGCCGCCGGCGAGTGTCGCTGGGATGCCCATGCCGGAGTGCCCGGCGCCGGGGACGGTGCCTGA
- the gloB gene encoding hydroxyacylglutathione hydrolase — protein MLSVTPIPAFSDNYIWLLRQDTSQEVCVVDPGDATPVIEWLEREGLSLGCVLITHHHHDHTGGLRELNKRYSPRVIGPDNPDIEGIDERVSDGDEVRVMGRLFEVFNLPGHTLDHIGFFTAGIPPLLFCGDVLFSGGCGRLFEGSPEQMHASLSRLEALPEETLVFAAHEYTMANLAFARAADPDNGDVVKAEEECRRARELDRPTLPSTLGRERRINPFLRCDSAGVRQAAAAHGDTDSSLATFTTLRAWKDDF, from the coding sequence ATGTTGAGCGTGACACCGATCCCCGCCTTTAGCGACAACTATATCTGGCTGCTGCGCCAGGATACGAGCCAGGAAGTCTGCGTGGTCGATCCCGGCGATGCAACGCCGGTGATCGAGTGGCTGGAGCGCGAGGGGCTCTCGCTGGGCTGCGTGCTGATCACCCATCATCACCACGATCACACCGGCGGCCTGCGGGAACTGAACAAGCGCTATTCCCCCCGCGTGATCGGCCCGGACAACCCCGACATCGAGGGGATCGACGAGCGGGTTTCTGACGGAGACGAGGTGCGGGTGATGGGCCGGCTGTTCGAGGTGTTCAACCTGCCCGGCCACACCCTGGATCACATCGGCTTCTTCACGGCGGGGATCCCGCCGCTGCTGTTCTGTGGAGACGTGCTCTTCAGTGGCGGCTGCGGCCGACTCTTCGAGGGCAGCCCGGAACAGATGCACGCCTCGCTGTCTCGTCTCGAGGCCCTGCCGGAGGAGACCCTGGTGTTCGCCGCCCATGAATACACCATGGCCAACCTGGCCTTCGCCCGCGCCGCCGACCCCGACAACGGCGATGTCGTGAAGGCCGAGGAGGAGTGCCGGCGGGCCCGCGAGCTCGACCGCCCCACCCTACCCAGCACCCTGGGCCGCGAGCGCCGGATCAACCCGTTCCTGCGCTGCGATTCGGCTGGCGTGCGCCAGGCCGCTGCCGCCCATGGCGACACCGACAGCAGCCTGGCCACCTTCACCACGCTTCGCGCGTGGAAGGATGACTTCTGA
- the rnhA gene encoding ribonuclease HI gives MTDTRQAVTIYTDGACRGNPGPGGWGVLLVSGRHEKALKGFEAVTTNNRMELMAAIMALRELKRPCRVALWTDSEYLRKGITEWIHNWIKRDWKTASRQPVRNAELWRELLEETHRHEIAWHWVKGHSGHPGNERADALANEAIDEHRARA, from the coding sequence GTGACGGACACACGCCAGGCCGTGACGATCTATACCGATGGGGCCTGCCGTGGCAATCCCGGCCCCGGGGGATGGGGCGTGCTGCTGGTCAGTGGCCGACACGAGAAGGCCCTCAAGGGCTTCGAGGCGGTGACCACCAACAATCGCATGGAGCTGATGGCGGCGATCATGGCGCTGCGCGAGCTCAAGCGACCCTGCCGGGTGGCGCTGTGGACCGACTCCGAGTACCTGCGCAAGGGGATCACCGAGTGGATCCATAACTGGATCAAGCGCGACTGGAAGACCGCCTCGCGCCAGCCGGTGAGAAACGCCGAGCTGTGGCGCGAGCTCCTCGAGGAGACACACCGCCACGAGATCGCGTGGCACTGGGTCAAGGGCCATAGCGGGCACCCCGGCAACGAGCGTGCCGACGCCCTGGCCAACGAGGCCATCGACGAGCACCGGGCCCGCGCCTGA
- a CDS encoding transglycosylase SLT domain-containing protein, producing MTYYTTRRRILGFTSCLALTGSLMAAGSSQAATNPQGAFKEDSASQTARHAALPTNLHFWDALALEPQDAWSRLTEAFQWQEDADHPRVQHWIDHYRQSPHNIVEITERARPWLAWITERVKERGLPGEIALIPFIESSFDPTARSHRGASGLWQFMPGTGNALGLRRGGGYDGRLDVARSTHAALDYIEMQAEQWYEGDIELSLAAYNAGAGNVNRARSAAFARGEAGTYWDLHLPRETMAYVPKLIAISAIIADPQRYDVALPEIKARPAVAEVPVTRPLDLGEAARLAGVSRAALEDLNPGLLGNRADPRHVKRLLVPAESASRMVARLRSDTPGRQSAGDDEVYVVRRGDSLSAIASRHSVAMSDLARWNGIEQPDTLQPGQQLTLSGS from the coding sequence ATGACCTACTACACCACACGTCGACGGATCCTGGGCTTCACCAGCTGTCTCGCCCTGACGGGTTCGCTGATGGCCGCCGGCAGCAGCCAGGCCGCCACGAACCCCCAGGGCGCCTTCAAGGAAGATTCGGCCAGCCAGACGGCCCGCCACGCCGCGTTGCCCACGAACCTGCACTTCTGGGATGCCCTGGCCCTGGAGCCCCAGGATGCCTGGTCGCGCCTCACCGAGGCCTTCCAGTGGCAAGAGGATGCGGACCATCCTCGTGTCCAGCACTGGATCGACCACTATCGCCAGAGCCCGCACAACATCGTCGAGATCACCGAGCGCGCCCGGCCCTGGCTCGCCTGGATCACCGAGCGCGTGAAGGAACGGGGGCTGCCCGGCGAGATCGCCCTGATCCCCTTCATCGAGAGCTCCTTCGATCCCACGGCCCGCAGCCATCGCGGGGCCTCCGGCCTCTGGCAGTTCATGCCCGGCACCGGCAACGCCCTCGGGTTGCGCCGCGGCGGCGGCTACGACGGGCGCCTGGACGTGGCCCGCTCCACCCATGCCGCCCTGGACTACATCGAGATGCAGGCCGAGCAGTGGTACGAGGGGGACATCGAGCTCTCCCTGGCGGCCTACAACGCCGGCGCCGGCAACGTGAACCGGGCGCGCAGCGCCGCCTTCGCCCGGGGCGAGGCCGGCACCTACTGGGACCTCCACCTGCCGCGGGAGACCATGGCCTACGTCCCCAAGCTGATCGCGATCTCGGCGATCATCGCCGACCCGCAGCGCTACGACGTCGCGCTGCCGGAGATCAAGGCCCGGCCGGCCGTCGCCGAGGTCCCGGTGACCCGGCCGCTGGATCTCGGCGAGGCGGCCCGCCTGGCGGGCGTCTCGCGGGCGGCCCTCGAGGACCTCAACCCCGGCCTGCTCGGCAACCGTGCCGATCCCCGTCACGTCAAGCGCCTGCTGGTGCCGGCCGAGAGCGCCTCCCGCATGGTGGCTCGCCTGCGCAGCGACACCCCCGGGCGCCAGAGCGCCGGCGACGACGAGGTCTACGTGGTGCGCCGGGGCGACAGCCTGTCGGCGATCGCCTCGCGCCATTCCGTGGCCATGTCCGACCTGGCCCGCTGGAACGGCATCGAGCAGCCCGACACTTTACAACCGGGGCAACAGCTGACACTTTCCGGTAGTTGA
- a CDS encoding ArsR/SmtB family transcription factor codes for MGTTRGAAARLLEGGEAVIDEASALLKAMANDNRLRILCLLDGTELSVTELNQRLVLSQSALSQHLAILRRENLVTTRRESQTIYYSLQGERARTLIEALGRLELGGRP; via the coding sequence ATGGGCACGACCAGAGGGGCGGCAGCACGTCTCCTTGAGGGCGGAGAGGCGGTCATCGACGAGGCCAGCGCGCTGCTCAAGGCGATGGCCAATGACAATCGGTTGCGGATTCTCTGCCTGCTGGACGGCACCGAGCTGTCGGTGACCGAGCTCAACCAGCGACTCGTGCTCAGCCAGTCGGCGCTCTCGCAGCACCTCGCGATCCTGCGCCGAGAGAATCTCGTCACCACCCGACGCGAATCCCAGACCATCTACTACTCGCTGCAGGGAGAGCGCGCCAGGACGCTCATCGAGGCACTCGGCCGCCTCGAGCTCGGCGGCCGGCCGTGA